The Paenibacillus sp. YPG26 genome includes a window with the following:
- a CDS encoding IreB family regulatory phosphoprotein, with protein MDSMDKTVKFNVTGDEHEASAQEILLSVYAALQEKEYNPINQIVGYLLSGDPAYIPRHNNARSLVRKKERDELIEELVKYYLAGHR; from the coding sequence TTGGACTCCATGGATAAAACAGTCAAGTTCAACGTCACAGGCGATGAGCATGAGGCTTCGGCTCAGGAAATTCTTTTATCGGTATATGCAGCGCTTCAGGAGAAAGAGTACAATCCGATTAACCAGATCGTTGGTTATTTATTGTCGGGTGACCCTGCATATATTCCAAGGCACAACAACGCTAGAAGTTTGGTACGTAAGAAAGAGCGGGATGAATTAATCGAGGAATTGGTTAAATATTATTTGGCCGGCCACAGGTAA
- the ruvX gene encoding Holliday junction resolvase RuvX, translated as MRILGLDYGDRRIGASVSDAFGWTAQGLETIERRGDESELKRIAELVKEYDAEEIVVGLPKNMNGTVGPRGEICMEFAARLREILGLPVHLWDERLTTVSAQRTLLEADVSRKKRKQVVDQIAATLILQNFLDSKSKR; from the coding sequence ATGAGAATATTAGGCTTGGATTACGGGGACCGCAGAATCGGAGCATCCGTCAGCGATGCTTTTGGATGGACTGCCCAGGGGCTTGAGACGATCGAGCGCAGGGGTGACGAATCTGAACTGAAGCGGATTGCCGAGCTTGTGAAGGAATACGATGCTGAGGAAATTGTCGTCGGACTTCCGAAGAACATGAACGGTACAGTAGGTCCCCGTGGTGAAATTTGCATGGAATTTGCCGCTCGATTGCGGGAAATTCTAGGATTACCGGTTCACCTTTGGGATGAACGGTTAACAACGGTCTCGGCACAGCGAACGCTGCTGGAGGCTGATGTCAGCCGAAAAAAACGCAAGCAGGTCGTGGATCAAATCGCTGCGACACTGATATTGCAAAATTTCTTGGATTCTAAGAGCAAAAGGTGA
- a CDS encoding DUF1292 domain-containing protein yields the protein MANDRMNNEEEPEIIYIPDEEGNEEEFEVIMKFEVDGSDAKYMMVVPLDSEEEDEDSEEVYAFRFEEDGEDLKLFTIESDEEWEIVEETFNTLLDELGGEEEHD from the coding sequence ATGGCTAACGATCGCATGAATAACGAAGAAGAACCGGAAATTATCTACATCCCTGATGAAGAGGGAAATGAAGAAGAATTCGAAGTTATTATGAAATTCGAAGTGGATGGTTCTGACGCAAAGTATATGATGGTCGTTCCTCTTGATTCCGAAGAAGAAGACGAGGATAGCGAAGAAGTGTATGCTTTCCGCTTTGAAGAAGACGGTGAAGATCTGAAGCTGTTCACGATTGAGAGTGATGAGGAATGGGAGATTGTTGAAGAAACCTTCAACACCCTGCTTGACGAATTGGGCGGTGAGGAAGAACATGACTGA
- a CDS encoding DUF1292 domain-containing protein: MTEFSAEHVTWSSRVKEAFGPVVELQDEQGHTSYYRVEREFDIGGQAYVVLLPDEDGKSAEPEILKIITSQEGNLELVTIDDDDEWENVSELYDELTFPE, encoded by the coding sequence ATGACTGAGTTTTCCGCTGAGCATGTGACTTGGAGCTCCCGAGTTAAGGAAGCTTTCGGACCCGTAGTTGAGCTTCAAGACGAGCAAGGCCACACCTCGTATTACCGTGTTGAGCGGGAATTCGATATCGGCGGCCAAGCCTATGTTGTTCTTCTTCCTGATGAAGATGGCAAGTCAGCAGAGCCTGAGATCCTTAAGATCATTACGTCGCAAGAAGGTAATCTGGAACTGGTTACCATTGACGACGATGATGAGTGGGAGAATGTGTCTGAGCTGTACGATGAGCTTACCTTCCCTGAGTAG
- the mltG gene encoding endolytic transglycosylase MltG: protein MFTICLALFVILGGVAVYIYNQMQPVDPSSTSVKVEIKSGAGTARIADILKQEGLIKNSLMFKVYLKLKSEGAKFQAGVYELSPGITYDQIIEKLNRGDVVKADMVQFTIPEGYTVKQMADKLSQEGIVNKDRFLKLAKDPADITVPLLHEFPANGKQIYRLEGLLFPETYELKKGSSEADIMARMLEELQAKLDSIPDWKVKLEKRKLTLTELMTVASLIEREVVVDTERRRVASVIYNRLEQEMKLEIDATVQYLLGKPKERLLNSDLRKKNSPYNTYLYKGLPPGPIATPSVKSIEAALEPETTNYFFYVTKKDGSQEHLFAKTYAEHLKNIQHSNSTAK from the coding sequence CTGTTCACCATTTGTCTTGCACTCTTCGTCATTTTGGGTGGTGTGGCGGTCTATATTTACAACCAGATGCAGCCTGTAGATCCTTCCTCAACAAGTGTGAAAGTGGAAATAAAATCTGGAGCAGGGACGGCCAGGATTGCCGACATTCTCAAGCAGGAAGGGCTTATCAAAAACTCCTTGATGTTCAAGGTCTATTTGAAATTGAAATCAGAGGGAGCCAAATTTCAAGCCGGTGTCTATGAATTAAGTCCGGGTATAACTTATGACCAAATTATCGAAAAGCTTAATCGTGGCGATGTCGTGAAAGCGGACATGGTCCAATTTACGATACCTGAAGGTTATACGGTTAAGCAGATGGCGGATAAATTAAGTCAGGAAGGCATTGTGAACAAGGACCGCTTCCTGAAGCTTGCTAAAGATCCGGCAGATATTACCGTTCCGCTGCTTCATGAATTCCCTGCTAACGGCAAGCAGATCTACAGGCTTGAAGGTCTGTTGTTCCCGGAGACCTATGAGCTTAAGAAAGGCAGCAGTGAAGCCGATATTATGGCCCGGATGCTTGAAGAGCTGCAAGCGAAGCTGGACAGCATCCCGGATTGGAAGGTTAAGCTTGAGAAGAGAAAGCTGACGCTGACTGAACTCATGACGGTGGCTTCGCTTATCGAGCGTGAAGTTGTAGTTGATACCGAACGCAGACGGGTGGCTAGCGTTATTTACAACCGCCTTGAACAAGAGATGAAGCTTGAGATTGATGCCACAGTTCAGTATTTGCTCGGCAAGCCGAAGGAACGTCTGCTGAATAGTGATCTGAGGAAGAAGAACAGTCCGTATAATACTTATTTGTACAAAGGTCTTCCACCTGGTCCTATTGCCACTCCAAGTGTGAAGTCGATTGAAGCGGCGCTTGAGCCGGAGACTACGAATTATTTCTTCTATGTGACGAAGAAAGATGGCTCACAGGAGCATTTATTTGCCAAGACGTATGCGGAGCATCTGAAGAATATCCAACATAGCAATTCTACTGCTAAATAA
- a CDS encoding peptidase U32 family protein, translating to MGNKPELLAAAGSIQEVKEYIAAGANAVLIGEDKFGMRLPGSMSISEIGEAVRAAHAEQAKVYVSINNLISNEILDELPGYVQALNSAGVDGVEFGDPAVLRAVQQYAPGLKLHWNAEMTSTNYATANYWGSKGAVRVILARELNMDELTGMKPHLQLEAEVQVHGMTNIYHSKRKLVQSYMTHQGRPVEGENLGLDRGLFLIEAERQDEKFPIYEDSNGTHIMSSDDICILEDLHILLEAGLDSLKIETILKPVSYNRIVIGVYRTAIDSYYADPEAYEYQESWMDTIRAVQDPERELSFGFFYKEQVY from the coding sequence ATAGGGAACAAACCTGAACTTCTGGCAGCCGCGGGCTCTATACAGGAGGTTAAGGAGTATATTGCCGCCGGAGCTAACGCGGTGTTGATAGGTGAAGACAAGTTTGGCATGAGGCTGCCGGGAAGTATGTCCATTTCCGAGATTGGAGAGGCCGTCCGTGCCGCACATGCTGAACAAGCGAAAGTGTATGTGAGTATCAATAATCTGATCAGTAATGAAATATTGGACGAGCTTCCGGGGTATGTCCAGGCACTTAATTCAGCAGGGGTGGATGGAGTCGAGTTCGGCGATCCGGCGGTATTGCGTGCGGTTCAGCAGTATGCTCCGGGTCTGAAGCTGCACTGGAATGCAGAGATGACTTCAACCAATTATGCAACAGCCAACTATTGGGGCTCTAAAGGCGCTGTCCGGGTCATATTGGCACGGGAGCTGAACATGGACGAGCTTACGGGAATGAAGCCTCATCTGCAGTTAGAGGCAGAGGTTCAAGTTCATGGAATGACTAACATATACCACTCTAAGCGCAAGCTGGTACAGAGTTATATGACACATCAAGGAAGGCCTGTAGAAGGGGAGAATCTGGGGCTGGATCGGGGTCTATTCCTGATTGAAGCAGAGCGGCAGGACGAGAAATTCCCGATCTATGAGGACAGCAACGGAACTCATATTATGAGCTCGGACGATATTTGTATTCTTGAGGATCTTCATATTCTGCTGGAAGCTGGTCTGGATTCCTTGAAGATTGAGACAATTCTTAAGCCGGTTAGTTATAACCGCATCGTTATTGGAGTATACCGGACAGCGATTGATAGTTATTATGCGGATCCTGAAGCTTATGAATATCAGGAGTCATGGATGGATACCATTCGTGCAGTCCAGGACCCTGAGCGTGAGCTTTCATTCGGATTCTTTTACAAAGAACAGGTGTATTAA
- a CDS encoding U32 family peptidase, with amino-acid sequence MHTTEKHIPKFTGKRYRLDKPELLAPAGNLEKLKFAIHYGADAVYIGGQKYGLRSNADNFSFEEMREGVEFAKKYGAKVFVATNIYAHNEDVAGIEEYLRNLHEVGISAIIAADPIIVDTARRVVPELEVHLSTQQSTLNWQAVQFWKEEGLPRVVLGRETSFEEIAEIKNHVDIEIEAFIHGAMCSSYSGRCVLSNHFTDRDSNRGGCCQSCRWKYDLFEDGRPEQVWVSEEEARDSRVLQQFNLGVNQHPLFSEEDNSFTMSSKDLCMIAHIPDLIDVGVDSFKIEGRMKSIHYVATVVNVYRQAIDAYMADPENYVLRAEWIEEMNKAANRPLNTGFFYDTPDHEDHIYEPEEKAAPYDFAGLVLDYDEESKMATIQQRNHFKPGQEVEFFGPGGSVFKQTVGQIWDEDGNELTAARHPLQRIKFKVEQPVRYFDMMRKKK; translated from the coding sequence ATGCATACAACAGAGAAGCACATACCGAAATTTACTGGCAAACGTTACCGCTTGGACAAACCGGAACTGCTTGCACCGGCAGGGAATTTGGAGAAACTGAAATTTGCCATCCATTATGGGGCAGACGCCGTATACATCGGAGGACAGAAATACGGCCTTCGTTCCAACGCCGACAACTTCAGCTTTGAGGAAATGAGAGAGGGCGTGGAGTTCGCCAAGAAGTACGGAGCTAAAGTATTTGTAGCGACGAATATATATGCCCATAACGAGGATGTAGCCGGAATTGAAGAATATCTGCGCAATCTCCATGAGGTGGGGATCTCCGCCATTATCGCCGCTGATCCGATCATCGTAGATACAGCCCGGAGAGTCGTACCTGAATTGGAGGTCCACTTAAGCACCCAGCAATCCACTCTGAACTGGCAGGCCGTGCAGTTCTGGAAGGAAGAGGGACTTCCTCGTGTTGTGCTTGGCCGGGAGACGAGCTTTGAAGAGATTGCCGAGATCAAGAACCATGTGGATATTGAGATTGAAGCCTTCATTCATGGGGCCATGTGCTCTTCCTATTCTGGGCGCTGTGTATTGTCGAATCATTTCACAGACCGGGATTCCAATCGGGGGGGATGCTGCCAGTCCTGCCGCTGGAAATATGATCTGTTCGAGGATGGCCGTCCTGAGCAGGTATGGGTGTCCGAGGAAGAAGCCAGAGACAGCCGGGTTCTGCAGCAATTTAATCTGGGTGTGAACCAGCATCCATTGTTCAGCGAAGAGGATAATTCCTTCACCATGTCTTCCAAAGATCTCTGCATGATTGCGCACATTCCTGATCTCATTGATGTGGGTGTAGACAGCTTCAAGATTGAGGGACGAATGAAGTCCATTCACTACGTAGCTACCGTTGTTAATGTGTACCGGCAAGCTATTGATGCTTATATGGCAGACCCAGAGAATTATGTTCTTAGGGCGGAATGGATTGAAGAAATGAATAAGGCGGCGAACCGTCCCCTGAATACAGGATTCTTCTATGACACTCCGGACCATGAGGATCATATCTATGAACCAGAGGAAAAGGCTGCGCCATACGATTTCGCCGGACTCGTGCTTGATTATGACGAAGAGAGCAAGATGGCTACCATTCAGCAGCGCAACCATTTCAAGCCTGGACAGGAAGTCGAATTCTTCGGTCCCGGCGGCTCTGTATTCAAACAGACAGTAGGGCAAATCTGGGACGAGGATGGCAATGAATTGACTGCTGCGCGGCATCCTCTCCAGCGGATTAAGTTCAAAGTAGAGCAACCGGTGCGATATTTTGACATGATGCGGAAAAAGAAGTAA
- a CDS encoding methyl-accepting chemotaxis protein produces the protein MRLGPNKNKTEKNQARKAFVKIDKNQMIRLGKKAVAAVRNIKLGPLDPSKSVGVRLFLIFFVAIMFFVLTLGIISYQMAKSTIENTAKNANQQTIIQTSEKLDIILKQYENDIQRVYMETEVQTNLVNIGKKATSEYDRFTLYNTISKRFKDWIFTTEGVQGMYLIPIDGSFRGISAGPVDQELLEDFKKKYPGKEFSDRGITKWVRVDKNVATNTEPVFRLIKTMTTIGGGSKSYYLVADIRTQVLNDQLKKISLGDDSKVQLLSPDGNIVASSIQEENNKKTEYTVINGEKNNSGSLFTENSKDQSVLAAYNTQVTSGWKVVGILPTANLVKDAKGILLTTFISAVVVALIAILIGIWMVRMIARPLGNMKNLMREGATGNLSVRVTHKSRDEIGQLAASFNLMMEHITELVKQTNASAQEVLDTANDLSKASDKTAMSAREIAIATEEIANGAGSLATEAERGNALSEDISNQMYIVIEANQSMQESARAVEKSSHMGTEFLNNLMSKTNSTAEITQSLSQKVDSLKNSTSSVLKVLEVMQNITKQTNILSLNATIEAARAGAAGRGFMVVADEIRQLAEQSRQSITMVAEITDQIQDEMNQTVTALAAANPLFADQISSVKETNEIFVSVQQQMESFLDKLGSVTESIDGLNQSQTVLSDAMANVSAVAEESSATSEEVASLSNEQQSVGQQLVQLSDKLSNVSNGLKESLSKFRVE, from the coding sequence ATGAGATTAGGTCCAAACAAGAATAAGACAGAGAAAAATCAGGCACGGAAGGCTTTTGTCAAAATCGATAAGAACCAAATGATCAGACTTGGCAAGAAAGCGGTTGCAGCAGTTCGGAACATTAAGCTAGGGCCCTTGGATCCATCAAAGTCTGTAGGTGTACGTCTGTTCTTAATCTTCTTCGTTGCGATTATGTTTTTTGTTCTGACTCTCGGTATTATATCTTACCAGATGGCTAAAAGTACGATTGAGAATACAGCTAAAAATGCGAATCAGCAAACTATTATTCAGACATCAGAAAAGCTTGACATCATCCTCAAACAATATGAGAATGATATCCAACGCGTATATATGGAGACAGAGGTTCAAACTAACCTGGTTAATATCGGGAAGAAGGCTACCAGCGAGTATGACCGGTTCACTCTGTACAATACGATTTCTAAGAGATTCAAAGACTGGATTTTCACAACAGAGGGTGTACAAGGCATGTACTTGATTCCTATTGATGGTTCATTCAGAGGAATTAGCGCGGGTCCTGTTGACCAGGAGCTTCTGGAAGATTTCAAGAAGAAGTATCCAGGTAAAGAATTCTCCGATAGAGGTATTACCAAATGGGTGAGAGTGGACAAGAACGTAGCAACGAATACGGAGCCCGTATTCCGGTTAATCAAGACAATGACTACGATTGGTGGAGGAAGCAAGAGCTATTATCTGGTTGCCGATATCAGGACACAAGTGCTTAACGATCAGCTTAAGAAAATAAGCTTGGGTGACGATTCCAAGGTTCAGCTTCTGTCTCCTGATGGCAATATAGTAGCTTCATCGATTCAGGAAGAAAACAACAAGAAGACAGAATATACCGTGATCAATGGAGAGAAGAACAATTCTGGAAGCTTGTTCACCGAGAATTCCAAAGATCAGTCAGTCCTGGCTGCATATAATACACAGGTAACCTCAGGCTGGAAGGTGGTTGGTATTCTTCCAACGGCCAACTTGGTGAAAGACGCCAAAGGCATACTCCTCACCACTTTCATTTCTGCTGTAGTCGTGGCATTGATTGCGATTCTAATCGGGATCTGGATGGTTAGAATGATTGCCCGTCCACTTGGCAACATGAAGAACCTGATGCGGGAGGGTGCCACAGGAAATCTTAGTGTTCGTGTGACTCACAAGTCCAGAGACGAGATTGGCCAGCTGGCAGCAAGCTTCAACCTGATGATGGAGCATATTACTGAGCTTGTGAAGCAGACCAATGCCTCCGCTCAGGAAGTTCTGGACACAGCTAATGATCTCAGCAAGGCTTCTGACAAGACGGCCATGTCTGCTAGAGAGATTGCTATCGCTACAGAAGAAATTGCCAATGGAGCAGGAAGCCTGGCCACTGAAGCCGAGCGTGGAAATGCGCTGTCAGAGGATATTTCCAACCAGATGTATATCGTTATTGAAGCGAATCAGTCCATGCAGGAATCTGCCCGCGCAGTTGAGAAATCAAGTCATATGGGAACAGAGTTTCTAAATAATCTTATGAGTAAAACAAATTCAACAGCGGAGATTACCCAGTCCCTTAGTCAGAAGGTAGATTCGCTCAAGAACAGTACCTCTTCGGTTCTCAAGGTACTCGAGGTTATGCAGAATATCACGAAGCAGACCAACATTCTGTCCCTTAACGCAACGATTGAGGCGGCAAGAGCGGGAGCTGCCGGCCGGGGATTCATGGTTGTGGCCGATGAGATCCGTCAATTAGCAGAGCAGTCGCGTCAATCGATTACCATGGTTGCAGAGATTACGGACCAGATCCAGGATGAAATGAATCAGACGGTGACCGCGCTCGCGGCAGCTAATCCGTTATTCGCGGATCAGATCAGCTCCGTGAAGGAGACAAATGAGATCTTCGTATCCGTGCAGCAGCAAATGGAGAGCTTCCTGGACAAGCTCGGCTCCGTAACCGAATCCATCGACGGGCTGAACCAATCCCAAACGGTACTATCTGATGCTATGGCCAATGTCAGTGCTGTAGCCGAGGAGTCCTCAGCCACATCAGAGGAGGTAGCATCACTCAGTAACGAGCAGCAAAGTGTGGGACAACAATTGGTCCAATTGTCCGATAAGCTGAGCAATGTCTCGAACGGCTTAAAAGAATCTCTCTCGAAATTCAGAGTCGAATAA
- a CDS encoding penicillin-binding transpeptidase domain-containing protein — translation MSLVHKKRIFYIMLALTAALGVLIIRLGYLQITANGHHWTRGGHSLNEMAVRQRRKGIELDPGRGQFTDNQGRMLTGSVIWTPILFPVSLMPGKGAMSELAAILQTTPDKLASEWADIKQPTPWQDSESDGPIHLSSSAVQRLSRLKVQGIEALPIVRRYTSGVTGSQWLGYVSEQPDTLKGLHAGRGLLRPLPLSLKVGGAGLERTFDYFLRGGEATEAYVTVDGYKRPMKQVGVRITGPDSPYYPLQIRTTINREIQKEIEKLTEQKKLAEGAVVVLDVNNGDIVAMVSRPFYDPNHIDLKGEQWSNRAVKASVPGSIFKTVIAAAALEAHAADPQEQFLCKGEYGKYHLSCWKPEGHGPITLEQGYINSCNTVFAALGERLSASQIEETAHRLGIGRSIGWQEKHFLGAQDIKQIDQEEAGLIFDPKGTLPDSGVRAQTAIGQRDVLMTPLQAANLVVTLLHDGTVLAPRLVSEIRYADGSLLAALPPHTAASQSGRISSRTARTLLGWMRGVVTDGTGRMLRNHVWELAGKSGTAQVIRNGQKLNDQWFMGYGPAGKPRYAAAVLVQSKKPGAKHQATELFYELMDIIAKKLA, via the coding sequence ATGTCTCTAGTTCATAAGAAGCGAATATTCTATATTATGCTGGCACTTACAGCGGCTCTTGGAGTGCTTATCATCAGGCTAGGTTACCTGCAGATCACAGCGAATGGGCATCACTGGACCCGGGGAGGGCACAGCTTGAATGAAATGGCAGTACGGCAGCGCAGGAAGGGAATTGAGCTGGATCCTGGCCGGGGTCAATTCACAGATAATCAAGGAAGAATGCTTACCGGGAGTGTAATATGGACGCCGATCCTGTTCCCGGTAAGTCTTATGCCCGGGAAGGGAGCCATGTCTGAGCTTGCAGCTATATTGCAGACAACCCCAGATAAGCTGGCTAGCGAATGGGCTGACATAAAACAGCCAACGCCATGGCAAGATAGTGAAAGCGATGGGCCTATTCATCTCAGCTCTTCAGCTGTGCAAAGATTGTCTCGCTTGAAGGTTCAAGGTATCGAGGCGCTTCCGATTGTCAGGAGATACACTTCCGGTGTAACAGGAAGCCAGTGGCTTGGTTATGTCTCCGAGCAGCCTGATACCCTTAAGGGTTTACATGCTGGCCGCGGATTGCTCCGCCCTCTTCCTTTGAGTTTGAAGGTAGGAGGCGCGGGGCTTGAGAGAACCTTTGACTATTTCCTAAGAGGCGGGGAGGCAACGGAAGCATATGTAACTGTAGACGGATATAAGAGGCCTATGAAGCAGGTCGGAGTCCGGATCACTGGGCCGGACAGCCCCTATTATCCTCTGCAGATCAGGACAACGATTAACAGGGAAATCCAGAAGGAAATAGAGAAGCTGACAGAGCAGAAAAAGCTTGCGGAAGGAGCCGTTGTGGTTCTCGATGTGAACAATGGGGACATTGTTGCTATGGTATCAAGACCCTTTTACGACCCTAATCATATTGATCTAAAAGGGGAACAGTGGAGCAACCGGGCAGTTAAAGCCAGTGTTCCCGGCTCCATATTCAAGACGGTAATTGCTGCTGCCGCCCTTGAAGCACATGCGGCTGATCCGCAGGAGCAGTTCTTGTGTAAAGGGGAATATGGTAAGTATCATCTCTCCTGCTGGAAGCCGGAAGGACATGGGCCTATTACGTTGGAGCAGGGTTACATCAACTCGTGCAACACGGTATTCGCTGCCCTGGGAGAGCGGCTCAGTGCCTCTCAGATTGAGGAGACAGCACATCGTCTAGGGATTGGACGGAGTATTGGCTGGCAGGAGAAGCATTTTCTGGGGGCACAGGACATCAAGCAAATTGATCAGGAAGAAGCCGGATTAATCTTCGATCCTAAGGGAACGCTGCCGGATTCAGGTGTCCGTGCCCAGACTGCAATAGGCCAGAGGGATGTGCTTATGACCCCTTTGCAGGCAGCCAACCTGGTTGTTACCCTTCTTCATGATGGAACAGTACTCGCCCCCCGTCTCGTTAGTGAAATCAGATATGCTGACGGAAGTCTGCTTGCGGCTCTCCCACCACATACTGCGGCTTCCCAGTCGGGAAGAATCTCTTCACGAACGGCCCGAACTCTGCTTGGCTGGATGCGTGGAGTCGTCACTGATGGGACAGGAAGAATGCTTCGTAACCATGTATGGGAGCTTGCAGGCAAGTCGGGAACAGCCCAGGTTATACGGAATGGGCAAAAGCTGAATGATCAATGGTTCATGGGATACGGACCGGCAGGTAAGCCAAGGTATGCTGCGGCTGTGCTTGTCCAAAGTAAAAAACCAGGAGCAAAGCATCAGGCGACCGAGCTGTTCTATGAGCTAATGGATATAATAGCAAAAAAACTCGCCTAA
- a CDS encoding polysaccharide deacetylase family protein: METLLLWLFYISTLYAFIPGLISRMFGFRVFRRGKGEHEFALTFDDGPDPVYTPQLLDLLKKYNAKATFFVVGSNAEKNPDIIKRMYDEGHLIGIHNYVHKTNWLMRPGTVRKQIRRTDKIIHEITGFNTHYYRPPWGIVNLFDFSRKNDIQIVLWSSMFGDWRYRLGADSLARRMLNKLAPGEIFLLHDCGSTLGANTDAPVNMMSALEQVLQTAEEQGLRSIRIDDMIAQSGGAAVKQGAVSRTPAAGPIKLSWFKKCVVFLWLLWEKIFHFVFQLKTTDKEDPIFHFRARTYHGNPVDMRDGSRLERGDQILELHFDNKKLFEIGSTSKSSVQLAIHMIRAVEKALPELARYIAGHPELGQIKALYGVSMIHRGPEQFGFTVSDLPQGFFARSSTAYLKLLMSVIHPAGQQRLKRHSEQLIPKLIVMPMNLLLSRYAVSGSHRQAADPDSEPSEPVLEATISY; encoded by the coding sequence ATGGAGACTTTGCTGCTGTGGTTATTCTACATTTCAACGTTGTATGCCTTTATACCGGGATTAATCAGCCGCATGTTCGGATTTCGTGTCTTCAGAAGAGGCAAGGGAGAGCATGAATTTGCCCTTACTTTCGATGATGGGCCTGATCCGGTCTATACTCCGCAGCTGCTGGATCTATTGAAGAAATATAATGCGAAAGCCACATTCTTCGTTGTTGGTTCAAATGCGGAGAAGAATCCGGATATCATCAAAAGGATGTACGACGAAGGCCATCTTATCGGCATTCACAACTACGTTCATAAAACCAATTGGCTTATGCGTCCAGGTACGGTGAGGAAGCAGATTAGGCGTACAGATAAGATTATTCATGAGATCACAGGATTTAATACACACTACTATAGACCGCCTTGGGGCATCGTGAACTTGTTCGATTTCTCAAGAAAGAACGATATTCAGATCGTCCTGTGGTCCTCCATGTTCGGAGACTGGAGATATCGGCTCGGCGCTGACAGTCTGGCCCGGAGAATGCTGAATAAGCTCGCTCCCGGCGAGATATTCCTGCTTCATGATTGTGGTTCCACTTTAGGGGCCAACACGGATGCTCCTGTGAACATGATGAGTGCTCTGGAGCAGGTGCTTCAGACTGCGGAGGAGCAGGGACTGCGAAGTATCAGGATCGATGATATGATTGCCCAGTCCGGCGGAGCAGCCGTGAAGCAGGGTGCGGTTAGCCGCACTCCAGCTGCAGGACCCATCAAGCTCTCCTGGTTCAAGAAGTGTGTTGTGTTCTTGTGGCTGCTGTGGGAGAAGATTTTTCATTTTGTATTTCAGCTTAAGACAACGGACAAGGAGGACCCCATCTTCCATTTCCGGGCCCGAACTTATCATGGCAACCCGGTTGACATGCGTGACGGCAGCCGGCTGGAGAGAGGGGATCAGATCCTCGAGTTGCATTTTGATAACAAAAAGTTATTTGAGATCGGGTCAACTTCCAAATCTTCCGTTCAGCTGGCCATTCACATGATTCGAGCAGTAGAAAAGGCGCTGCCAGAGCTCGCCAGGTATATTGCAGGGCACCCTGAATTAGGTCAGATTAAAGCTCTGTATGGAGTCAGCATGATCCATCGTGGACCTGAACAATTTGGCTTCACGGTATCTGATCTGCCTCAGGGATTTTTTGCAAGATCTTCAACGGCCTATTTAAAGCTCCTTATGAGTGTTATTCATCCTGCAGGACAGCAGCGACTGAAACGTCATTCCGAGCAGCTGATACCCAAGCTGATTGTGATGCCGATGAATCTGCTGCTTAGCCGCTACGCGGTAAGTGGATCCCATCGTCAAGCTGCCGATCCGGATTCCGAACCCTCGGAGCCTGTATTGGAAGCAACGATCTCATATTGA